A portion of the Gemmatimonas sp. genome contains these proteins:
- the rimI gene encoding ribosomal protein S18-alanine N-acetyltransferase — MTRLPVTIRDMHLGDVEGVAKIEAEAFADAWAPSAFRDLLSRGYARLRVACEGSGAIAGYCVLLRAADEGEIANICTALVHRGRGIGAQLLDDALQFADHADLASVYLEVRTSNSPARDLYGSRGFALVGRRRHYYQHPTEDALVLRRVRPVGSPA, encoded by the coding sequence ATGACGCGCCTCCCGGTCACCATTCGGGATATGCATCTCGGCGACGTCGAGGGGGTAGCAAAGATCGAAGCCGAAGCGTTTGCCGACGCGTGGGCGCCGTCGGCTTTCCGCGACCTGCTATCGCGCGGGTACGCCCGCCTGCGGGTGGCGTGTGAGGGGTCTGGGGCGATCGCCGGTTACTGTGTGCTGTTGCGAGCGGCCGACGAGGGCGAGATTGCCAACATCTGCACCGCGTTGGTACATCGCGGGCGCGGTATCGGTGCACAGCTGCTCGACGATGCCCTGCAGTTTGCCGACCACGCCGACCTGGCCTCCGTGTATCTCGAGGTGCGCACATCCAACAGTCCGGCGCGGGACCTGTACGGCAGCCGCGGTTTCGCGCTGGTGGGACGGCGACGCCACTACTATCAGCACCCGACGGAGGATGCCTTGGTGTTGCGACGGGTTCGTCCTGTCGGATCCCCCGCGTAG
- the tsaB gene encoding tRNA (adenosine(37)-N6)-threonylcarbamoyltransferase complex dimerization subunit type 1 TsaB: MDALSDSALTLVLDASTTSGTVALFAGSRVLGAHSVAMGAGKEDSLFPALQQLLARSGMRPRDLGAIVCGEGPGGFTSLRIAAALAKGLAHGAGCPLYAVPSLLLAAASLSDVPVGDYVVHAEALRGERYVLPVRRDDGGFWRPAGAAGRMAAEKLQLAVSPWQRLAVLSSPFDEDLALCMPVAECLASARGEWRDRPIELNGWEPLYGRLAEAQVKWEERYGISLPNAPVVRS, translated from the coding sequence GTGGACGCCCTTTCCGATTCCGCCCTGACACTCGTCCTTGACGCTTCGACCACCAGTGGCACGGTGGCGCTGTTTGCCGGTAGCCGTGTGCTGGGCGCCCACAGCGTGGCCATGGGGGCGGGGAAGGAGGATTCGCTTTTCCCCGCGCTGCAACAACTGCTGGCGCGGTCAGGCATGCGCCCGCGCGACTTGGGGGCGATCGTCTGCGGAGAGGGGCCGGGCGGCTTCACCTCCCTGCGTATCGCCGCCGCACTGGCCAAGGGGCTGGCCCATGGTGCCGGGTGCCCCCTGTATGCCGTACCCTCGCTGCTTTTGGCCGCTGCGTCGTTGTCGGACGTACCAGTCGGCGACTACGTCGTTCACGCCGAGGCTCTCCGTGGAGAGCGGTACGTGCTGCCTGTCCGGCGAGACGACGGCGGGTTCTGGCGCCCGGCGGGGGCCGCCGGCCGGATGGCGGCGGAGAAGCTGCAGCTGGCGGTGTCCCCGTGGCAGCGGCTGGCGGTGCTGTCGTCGCCGTTTGACGAGGATCTCGCTCTCTGCATGCCGGTTGCCGAGTGCCTGGCCTCGGCCCGTGGGGAGTGGCGGGATCGCCCGATCGAGCTGAATGGGTGGGAGCCCCTGTATGGACGCCTCGCCGAAGCGCAGGTGAAGTGGGAGGAGCGTTACGGCATCAGTTTGCCGAATGCGCCTGTCGTGCGGAGCTGA
- the tsaE gene encoding tRNA (adenosine(37)-N6)-threonylcarbamoyltransferase complex ATPase subunit type 1 TsaE gives MAAETAATALSHLLTRGAPRAPERDSLEAWGRAVGAALPVPAVVTLEGDLGSGKTTLARAICAGLGVSELGAVTSPTFSLVQQYDSPRGPVVHVDLYRLRHESELEALGWDELVATAPVLLVEWPERARHTLPPETIHITLAHDPAHAGRRVLRVAPQRSR, from the coding sequence GTGGCCGCTGAGACGGCAGCCACCGCGCTGTCACATCTGCTCACACGTGGCGCGCCGAGGGCGCCGGAGCGCGATTCCCTCGAAGCGTGGGGGCGTGCTGTGGGAGCGGCGCTGCCCGTACCGGCCGTGGTGACCCTTGAGGGCGACCTCGGTTCCGGCAAGACGACCCTCGCCCGCGCCATCTGTGCCGGCCTCGGCGTATCGGAGCTCGGGGCGGTGACCAGTCCCACATTTTCACTCGTGCAGCAGTACGACTCGCCTCGTGGACCGGTCGTCCACGTCGACTTGTATCGCCTGCGCCACGAGTCCGAACTCGAGGCACTCGGCTGGGACGAGCTGGTGGCGACAGCGCCGGTGTTGCTGGTGGAGTGGCCAGAACGCGCACGGCACACGTTGCCACCGGAGACCATCCACATCACGCTGGCCCACGACCCGGCCCACGCGGGTCGGCGCGTGCTCCGGGTGGCGCCGCAACGCTCGCGCTGA
- the uvrB gene encoding excinuclease ABC subunit UvrB — protein sequence MEYQFRLQSPFDPAGDQPRAIAELTAGLHRGDRHQTLLGVTGSGKTMTIANVVAQWGRPTLVLSHNKTLAAQLYGELKSFFPTNAVEYFISYYDYYQPEAYVPSSDTYIEKDASINEDIDRLRLRATSSLMERDDVVIVSTVSAIYGLGDPVSYRERMVSLSRGQQIPRDEILRALVGIQYLRNDVAFDRGTFRVRGDTVEIYPAYEEQAVRLELWGDEIERISKIDPLTGETIAALDRMAIYPAKHFITNRPTIERASRAIRDELAERLAELRLQGKLLEAQRLEQRTNFDLEMLAEIGTCAGIENYSRHISGRLAGERPACLLDYFPDDYLVVVDESHVTLPQVRAMYNGDRARKLTLVDYGFRLPSALDNRPLVFEEFMQLVPRLISVSATPGELELQLSEGIVVEQVIRPTGLLDPMLEVRPVKGQVDDLLHEIRQRERRGERVLVTTLTKRMSEDLTDYLQQMGVRVRYMHSDIDAIERMEIVRGLRLGEFDVLVGINLLREGLDMPEVSLVAILDADQEGFLRSDRSLIQTIGRAARNLHGMAILYADRITGSMQRAMDETDRRRTMQHEYNLAHGIVPKGVSKSVDEVRFITRVADARVEREGEPPAPKRLASEQVARSREELEQLVTELEVAMREAATALDFEAAARLRDQLFEVRTALGQAPAQARGNAPAPKRPPGSAPGRRAGGKRGR from the coding sequence CGATCGCCAATGTGGTCGCGCAGTGGGGGCGCCCCACGCTGGTGCTGTCGCACAACAAGACGCTGGCGGCGCAGCTGTATGGCGAGTTGAAGTCGTTTTTCCCCACGAATGCGGTCGAGTACTTCATCTCCTACTACGACTACTACCAGCCGGAAGCGTACGTACCCTCGAGTGACACGTACATCGAGAAGGACGCGAGCATCAACGAGGATATCGATCGCCTGCGCCTGCGCGCCACGAGCTCCCTCATGGAGCGCGACGATGTCGTGATCGTGTCCACGGTGTCGGCCATTTACGGCCTCGGTGACCCGGTGTCGTACCGTGAACGCATGGTGTCCCTGTCACGGGGACAGCAGATCCCGCGCGACGAAATCCTGCGCGCCCTGGTTGGCATCCAGTATCTGCGCAACGACGTCGCCTTCGATCGCGGCACCTTCCGGGTGCGCGGCGATACCGTGGAGATCTACCCGGCATACGAGGAGCAGGCCGTGCGGCTCGAGTTGTGGGGCGACGAGATCGAGCGCATCAGCAAGATCGATCCGCTCACTGGTGAGACGATCGCCGCGCTCGACCGCATGGCCATCTATCCGGCGAAGCACTTCATCACCAATCGGCCGACGATCGAGCGCGCGTCGAGGGCCATTCGCGACGAGCTCGCGGAGCGACTCGCGGAGCTCCGGCTGCAGGGGAAGCTGCTCGAGGCCCAGCGGCTGGAACAGCGCACCAACTTCGACCTCGAAATGCTGGCGGAGATCGGCACCTGCGCCGGCATCGAGAATTACTCACGGCACATCAGTGGCCGCCTGGCGGGAGAACGTCCGGCGTGTCTGCTCGACTACTTCCCCGACGACTATCTCGTGGTGGTGGATGAGTCGCACGTGACGCTGCCCCAGGTGCGCGCCATGTACAACGGCGACCGTGCCCGAAAGCTGACGCTCGTCGACTACGGATTCCGGCTCCCGAGTGCGCTCGACAACCGGCCGCTGGTTTTCGAGGAGTTCATGCAATTGGTCCCGCGGCTCATCAGCGTATCGGCCACGCCGGGCGAACTCGAATTGCAGCTCTCCGAGGGGATCGTGGTGGAGCAGGTCATTCGGCCAACGGGGCTGCTCGATCCGATGCTCGAGGTGCGACCGGTGAAGGGACAGGTGGACGACCTGCTTCACGAGATTCGGCAGCGCGAGCGCCGGGGCGAGCGGGTACTGGTCACCACTCTCACCAAGCGCATGTCGGAGGATCTCACCGACTATTTGCAGCAGATGGGTGTTCGGGTGCGCTACATGCATTCCGACATCGACGCCATCGAGCGCATGGAAATTGTGCGCGGCTTGCGGCTTGGTGAATTCGATGTGCTCGTTGGCATCAATCTGCTGCGCGAGGGACTCGACATGCCCGAGGTATCGCTCGTCGCCATTCTCGATGCCGATCAGGAAGGGTTCCTGCGCAGCGATCGGTCGCTCATTCAGACCATCGGCCGGGCCGCGCGCAATCTGCACGGTATGGCCATCCTCTATGCCGACCGCATCACGGGGTCCATGCAGCGCGCCATGGACGAGACCGACCGTCGGCGTACGATGCAGCACGAGTACAATCTCGCGCACGGGATTGTTCCGAAGGGTGTGAGCAAGAGCGTCGACGAGGTCCGGTTCATAACGCGGGTGGCCGACGCGCGTGTCGAGCGTGAGGGTGAGCCCCCTGCGCCGAAGCGTCTGGCCAGCGAGCAGGTGGCACGGTCACGGGAGGAGCTGGAACAGCTGGTGACCGAGCTTGAAGTGGCCATGCGAGAAGCCGCCACGGCGCTGGACTTCGAGGCAGCGGCCCGACTCCGCGATCAGTTGTTCGAGGTGCGAACGGCGCTGGGGCAGGCACCGGCGCAGGCCCGCGGCAACGCCCCCGCGCCCAAGAGACCGCCAGGGAGTGCACCGGGGCGCCGTGCCGGGGGGAAGCGTGGCCGCTGA